A genomic segment from Nicotiana tabacum cultivar K326 chromosome 7, ASM71507v2, whole genome shotgun sequence encodes:
- the LOC107794842 gene encoding dihydrolipoyl dehydrogenase 2, chloroplastic isoform X2, with the protein MQFSISLSLSSPSTVCRSDCSAVASNANVTLLTPPRSLRFCGLRREAFGFKSFNSSVHTRFQSSKTTRLSCSNRIAASLGGNGAPSKGFDYDLVIIGAGVGGHGAALHAVEKGLKTAIIEGDVVGGTCVNRGCVPSKALLAVSGRMRELQNEHHMKSFGLQVAAAGYDRQGVADHANNLASKIRSNLTNSMKALGVDILTGFGKILGPQKVKYGDTVITAKDIIIATGSVPSVPKGIEVDGKTVITSDHALKLEFVPQWIAIVGSGYIGLEFSDVYTALGSEVTFVEALDQLMPGFDPEIGKLAQRVLINPRKIDYHTGVFASKITPAKDGKPVTIELIDAKTKELKDTLEVDAALIATGRAPFTQGLGLENINVQTQRGFIPVDERMCVIDANGELVPHLYCIGDANGKMMLAHAASAQGISVVEQVTGKDHILNHLSIPAACFTHPEISMVGLTEPQAREKAEKEGFEIGIVKTSFKANTKALAENEGEGIAKMIYRPDNGEILGVHIFGMHAADLIHEASNAIAMGTRIQDIKFAVHAHPTLSEVIDELFKAAKVKADTSSPVAEPVAA; encoded by the exons ATGCAGTTTTCAATTTCTCTCTCGCTATCTTCTCCATCAACGGTCTGTAGATCGGACTGCTCCGCTGTCGCTTCCAATGCGAACGTCACTTTGCTGACTCCGCCACGATCACTTCGATTCTGCGGTCTTAGAAGGGAGGCTTTTGGGTTCAAATCATTTAATTCGTCTGTTCATACGCGTTTCCAATCATCTAAGACTACGAGGCTTTCGTGCTCCAACAGAATCGCGGCTTCTTTGGGTGGAAATGGAGCACCTTCCAAGGGTTTTGATTATGATCTGGTTATTATTGGAGCTGGTGTTGGTGGTCATGGTGCTGCTCTTCATGCCGTTGAGAAG GGCTTGAAAACTGCTATCATCGAAGGGGACGTAGTTGGAGGAACATGTGTAAATAGGGGATGTGTTCCTTCCAAAGCTCTTTTAGCTGTGAGCGGGCGCATGCGGGAGCTTCAGAATGAACACCATATGAAGTCTTTTGGTCTCCAG GTTGCTGCCGCCGGATATGACAGACAGGGTGTTGCTGATCATGCAAATAATTTGGCCTCCAAGATTCGTAGTAATTTGACCAATTCAATGAAAGCCCTTGGTGTGGATATATTGACAGGTTTTGGAAAAATTTTG GGTCCACAAAAGGTCAAATATGGAGATACTGTAATAACagcaaaagatataataattgCAACTGGTTCTGTCCCCTCTGTGCCCAAAGGCATCGAGGTTGATG GTAAGACAGTGATAACAAGTGATCATGCACTCAAATTGGAATTTGTACCTCAATGGATTGCTATTGTCGGAAGTGGTTACATTGGACTAGAATTTAGTGATGTGTATACGGCACTAGGAAGTGAG GTTACCTTTGTTGAGGCTTTAGATCAGCTCATGCCCGGCTTTGATCCTGAGATTGGGAAGTTGGCACAGCGAGTCCTCATAAATCCTCGAAAGATCGATTATCATACAGGTGTATTTGCAAGCAAG ATAACTCCAGCAAAGGATGGAAAACCAGTGACTATTGAGCTTATTGATGCAAAGACTAAGGAACTCAAGGATACATTGGAA GTAGATGCTGCTCTAATTGCGACTGGAAGGGCACCATTCACCCAGGGACTTGGCCTGGAAAAT ATAAATGTTCAAACACAACGTGGATTTATTCCTGTTGATGAGCGGATGTGTGTTATTGATGCCAATGGAGAGTTG GTCCCTCACTTGTATTGCATTGGTGATGCAAATGGAAAAATGATGCTTGCACATGCTGCAAGTGCACAAGGAATCTCTG TTGTTGAGCAAGTTACTGGAAAAGACCACATCCTGAATCATTTAAGCATTCCAGCTGCATGCTTTACCCATCCTGAAATCAGTATGGTTGGATTAACAGAG CCTCAAGCCAGAGAAAAAGCCGAAAAGGAGGGCTTTGAGATTGGTATAGTCAAGACTAGTTTCAAGGCTAACACAAAAGCCCTTGCTGAAAATGAAGGGGAGGGAATTGCAAAG ATGATATACAGACCCGACAATGGGGAGATACTAGGAGTTCACATCTTTGGAATGCATGCTGCGGACCTCATACATGAAGCATCCAACGCCATAGCTATGGGAACACGTATACAG GACATAAAGTTTGCTGTTCATGCACATCCAACCTTGTCTGAAGTGATTGATGAACTCTTTAAGGCAGCAAAG GTTAAAGCTGACACTTCTAGTCCAGTTGCTGAGCCAGTTGCAGCCTAA
- the LOC107794842 gene encoding dihydrolipoyl dehydrogenase 2, chloroplastic isoform X1 — translation MQFSISLSLSSPSTVCRSDCSAVASNANVTLLTPPRSLRFCGLRREAFGFKSFNSSVHTRFQSSKTTRLSCSNRIAASLGGNGAPSKGFDYDLVIIGAGVGGHGAALHAVEKGLKTAIIEGDVVGGTCVNRGCVPSKALLAVSGRMRELQNEHHMKSFGLQVAAAGYDRQGVADHANNLASKIRSNLTNSMKALGVDILTGFGKILGPQKVKYGDTVITAKDIIIATGSVPSVPKGIEVDGKTVITSDHALKLEFVPQWIAIVGSGYIGLEFSDVYTALGSEVTFVEALDQLMPGFDPEIGKLAQRVLINPRKIDYHTGVFASKITPAKDGKPVTIELIDAKTKELKDTLEVDAALIATGRAPFTQGLGLENINVQTQRGFIPVDERMCVIDANGELVPHLYCIGDANGKMMLAHAASAQGISVVEQVTGKDHILNHLSIPAACFTHPEISMVGLTEPQAREKAEKEGFEIGIVKTSFKANTKALAENEGEGIAKMIYRPDNGEILGVHIFGMHAADLIHEASNAIAMGTRIQDIKFAVHAHPTLSEVIDELFKAAKMQLERIFQLLLNMCTFGSKVKADTSSPVAEPVAA, via the exons ATGCAGTTTTCAATTTCTCTCTCGCTATCTTCTCCATCAACGGTCTGTAGATCGGACTGCTCCGCTGTCGCTTCCAATGCGAACGTCACTTTGCTGACTCCGCCACGATCACTTCGATTCTGCGGTCTTAGAAGGGAGGCTTTTGGGTTCAAATCATTTAATTCGTCTGTTCATACGCGTTTCCAATCATCTAAGACTACGAGGCTTTCGTGCTCCAACAGAATCGCGGCTTCTTTGGGTGGAAATGGAGCACCTTCCAAGGGTTTTGATTATGATCTGGTTATTATTGGAGCTGGTGTTGGTGGTCATGGTGCTGCTCTTCATGCCGTTGAGAAG GGCTTGAAAACTGCTATCATCGAAGGGGACGTAGTTGGAGGAACATGTGTAAATAGGGGATGTGTTCCTTCCAAAGCTCTTTTAGCTGTGAGCGGGCGCATGCGGGAGCTTCAGAATGAACACCATATGAAGTCTTTTGGTCTCCAG GTTGCTGCCGCCGGATATGACAGACAGGGTGTTGCTGATCATGCAAATAATTTGGCCTCCAAGATTCGTAGTAATTTGACCAATTCAATGAAAGCCCTTGGTGTGGATATATTGACAGGTTTTGGAAAAATTTTG GGTCCACAAAAGGTCAAATATGGAGATACTGTAATAACagcaaaagatataataattgCAACTGGTTCTGTCCCCTCTGTGCCCAAAGGCATCGAGGTTGATG GTAAGACAGTGATAACAAGTGATCATGCACTCAAATTGGAATTTGTACCTCAATGGATTGCTATTGTCGGAAGTGGTTACATTGGACTAGAATTTAGTGATGTGTATACGGCACTAGGAAGTGAG GTTACCTTTGTTGAGGCTTTAGATCAGCTCATGCCCGGCTTTGATCCTGAGATTGGGAAGTTGGCACAGCGAGTCCTCATAAATCCTCGAAAGATCGATTATCATACAGGTGTATTTGCAAGCAAG ATAACTCCAGCAAAGGATGGAAAACCAGTGACTATTGAGCTTATTGATGCAAAGACTAAGGAACTCAAGGATACATTGGAA GTAGATGCTGCTCTAATTGCGACTGGAAGGGCACCATTCACCCAGGGACTTGGCCTGGAAAAT ATAAATGTTCAAACACAACGTGGATTTATTCCTGTTGATGAGCGGATGTGTGTTATTGATGCCAATGGAGAGTTG GTCCCTCACTTGTATTGCATTGGTGATGCAAATGGAAAAATGATGCTTGCACATGCTGCAAGTGCACAAGGAATCTCTG TTGTTGAGCAAGTTACTGGAAAAGACCACATCCTGAATCATTTAAGCATTCCAGCTGCATGCTTTACCCATCCTGAAATCAGTATGGTTGGATTAACAGAG CCTCAAGCCAGAGAAAAAGCCGAAAAGGAGGGCTTTGAGATTGGTATAGTCAAGACTAGTTTCAAGGCTAACACAAAAGCCCTTGCTGAAAATGAAGGGGAGGGAATTGCAAAG ATGATATACAGACCCGACAATGGGGAGATACTAGGAGTTCACATCTTTGGAATGCATGCTGCGGACCTCATACATGAAGCATCCAACGCCATAGCTATGGGAACACGTATACAG GACATAAAGTTTGCTGTTCATGCACATCCAACCTTGTCTGAAGTGATTGATGAACTCTTTAAGGCAGCAAAG ATGCAATTGGAAAGGATTTTTCAGCTTTTGCTTAATATGTGTACATTTGGATCGAAGGTTAAAGCTGACACTTCTAGTCCAGTTGCTGAGCCAGTTGCAGCCTAA